AATGATGTAGTTTTTCCCCGCTAGGTTGCTCCACTCTTTGCAGATCACCTGTATGATGACAAGAAAAGAAGGGTGACTGTCACCGGGGCATAAGGAGGGCATCTGATGAGAGCATCAGTAGGAACACTTGGAGAAGCTAGAAGGTGCAGGATAGGTGTAGGTTTGCGACAGCTAAGTGGGAGTGATACACCCAGACCCTCTGCAAGGTGGCATGCCCAGGACCCAGCCCAAGGTTCACAAATCCAGATGCCTCAGGGACAAAGCAAAGAATGTCTCAGGGAGAGGTCAGGCGTGACACCCAGGAAGTAGGGACTGTGTCGAGGAGGCCAGACTGCCCAGGGCCCACCCCAGCTAGAGGCTTCCAATGGCAAACTTGTTTGTGCTGTTCTGCAGGCCAAACGAAAATATGCCTATGGGCTGACGTGCAGCCGACAGCTTGGACCCACTCTCCCTTCCGTCTGTGTTGGCGGGTGTGAGCGCTGACTTGGCATGCATTTGCACCAGGCAGGGActgaggagagcagaggcagctGCACGTGCAGGGCTGGGCACTGGGAAGCATGCAGGGACAGCACAGCTCAGGCACCAACTCTCAGCCACTATTCTAAGCAGTGAGAAGGCCAAGGGTGGCAGCTGTAGCGCCTCAACAAAACCAGGCCAGGGCACCAAGCTTTTCCAAggcttttccctctgcctgcagtGTGCTGAGACCACctgtggcagggctgggaggtgtGCAGCCCAACAGTGCAGCTGGGGTTCCGCATGCTGGAGAGGAGCCTCACATGTGGAGGGGCAGACCCTCCCTGCACTCTGTGCAGCCAGGGTGACTGGGCTCCGCAGGGAAAGGTGCAGCCCCAAGGCCCACATGCATCCCAACTCTACCTGAGTAGAATCCCAGGGTATTCTGGACTGAACTTCAGCAGCCTGCCCTTCTTGGGGCTGCTGGCTGAGGTCTTCTTGCCCCACAGTAGCAGAGGAAGGTGTCAGTTCCATGCTTCGGGGGGCCAGTGGGAAAGGGGCTGAGTCTCCAGGATAGAGGGAGTCTTCGTCGGGGGCCTCAGCCCCGCTGGGAGCTTCCGTTAGAGGGAATGAAGCCAAGGATGGCGCCTCCCCTTGCTTGCCCGCCAACCCCGTGGCTCCCACGGTGGCCTCCTCACTCGCCTCCTGAGGGGCTTCAAACTCTACCCCATGCCCTGTGGCCGGCAGCACTGTGCCCCCTGCCTCCCGGCTGACGACGTCCTGACCCCCCAGGGTCACTGTACCGGGGGTGACAGAGGGTGGTAACAGGCTGGGCTCCATGCTGCTTCCCACCTCCACACCAGAGTAAGCGTGGTCCCCAGAATCTTCATGCCTGTGTTTGGAGGCCCCTGGGGCCTGGCTGCTGCTGGTGGGAGCAAAGTCATGGGCCTGAGTTTGAGCTGCTTCCTGGGGTCCACTCACAGGCAGCAGtccctcctccgcctcctcttccctctccaccgcctccttctgctcctcctcctcttcttcctcctctctgggACCCATATGCCAGGGCGGCTCCACCAGGTTCATCTTGGGCAAGGGAGATGGGGGGCTTGGCATCTCCTGGCCCTGGCTGGTGTCTTCTATGGGGCCCGCCTTCTCAGTCAAGTCTGGAAAAACATAGTCTAAGGGACAGAAACACAAAGTTCACTCACTAGTTCCATCACTCACTGGTGGGTTCAGTATTCACTGAGCTGATGATATAAAAGAGCCCTGAGGCCCACAGGAAGGTAGGGGGGTGAGATAACTGGTCCCTCTAGAAAGGAGGGGGAAGCAAGGCTGGATGGGGACCAGGGGCCAGCTGTGGGGAAAGGGGCCATGCTAATCCTCGTTTCCTTTATAATACCCACACGACTATTATGCAGCTAAAATCCCATGAACACAGGAGTGGATAAAGTATAGGGAAAGTTGTGTGCCTGTGCCCCTCAGACACAGCCATTGTTAACAGTTTGATCTTCTCTAGTGTTTTTATAATGTGCTTGTATTTCCTCATCTGGGCATTTCACCAAGAAGACCCCATAACAACCATGGGGTCTTCTTGGCAAAATCCCCTAATGAAGTCTGAGAATGCTCTGATCACAGGAACAGAGGAGACCCATAGACTATGACCCCTGTTCCTCAGCTATGCTCTTATTCTGTAATGTAAAAGAGGCAAGGTGAGCTAGAGAGAGGCCAGGGGCTGAGCCCAGAGGTTTCTAGAGACTTCCAGAACTTACAGGGTCACTGCTGGCAGTGGGAGAGGGAATTTCTATTCTCCATGCTATTCCTCGGAATTTCATTTTGAAGCAGGGAATCTGGCAGACCTCCTAGAGACCAGGACATTTTCTGGCTCTTCAGTGAAACTTAGGCCTCTTCAGGATAACAACATACAGAAATTACAGACCAGCTATGCTGCAAATTCACTCGAAATAACACAAGTCATATCCAGGTAGCAACTTTTATTGGCTGCCATTTTGTCTCAGAATAATAAATATCaaagacagttttaaaatattcttcataaATGAGAGGTGGGAATAACTTAAGGTGGTGAACTGAGCCTACTCATTGTCCTCCTTCTCCTCCAAAATTCCTGTCaaatgaaggaaatttttttcactgtcaAAATGAAAGTTTCGAAGGTTTAGATAAATTTTATGGGAACATGGAAAGCAGATGAGATCACAGGAACAGATAACCCCTCAGCCAAAATAAACATAAGAACGATAGCAGTGTAGGAAGAAGGTGTCTTAGCAATGAGGGAGAACTCTGTGCATTAGCAAGGAGGCAGAACACAGACCTTTCATGGAACAGAAGATAATTTGTAAGTTCTAATTATTATCCTCAGAAAGACCCAAAGATATTACATCCCTAAAATAAGAATAATCTAATAAGAAAATCAactaatcttttaaaaagttctttgaaGCTTAAATTCAGTTGTTGAAATGTAAAAATTCAACAGAATGGCTGGAATAAAAAGTCAAGGAAAGGTCTACAGAGcaaaagcaaagagagaaaagttAAGATATAGACAACCAATGTGAGAAGTCTAGAAATATGACTTCCAAAAAGAACcaataaaatggagagaataaacAGCCAAACAAAGAAAGTTTCCCAGGCCTGGCAGTTAGCATGAATCTTCATACTGAAAGGGCATATAAGCAAGATAAATGATAAAAGACACACCTGGCCTATTCTCATGACATTTCAGAATTCTAAGGGATGAGAGAAGATCCTAAAAGctctcagagaaaagaaaaaaaaccggtcacctataaaggaacaAGAAACAGAGTATCAAATTATCATCAAACTTCTAATTAATAACAGTAGATTGCAGGAAAGGAATtgaaaattgcattaaaaattgTAAGCCTATTTTAAGCTTGGAATTTTATACCCAACTAAACTATCAttacaaaataaagacattttcagacatgtAAGGACTTTAATGGTTTTACTATCCATAGATTCTGAGAGAGTTACTTAAGGAAGTTATCAAGAAATCCAAAAAAGAAGACAtgggaaataaagaaatatgagAGAAATGTCATGAGAATAAATCTCGGGATGGAAGATGGACAGCAGGACTAGACAGCAAGTGTTCAAATCAGAACAAGGATCCAGAGGGTTCTGAGAAGAAATATTACATGGAAAATAGATTTTCTATAAGAAAACATATAATTTTTAGAAGCTGAATGATCTTAGTGATAATTGAAAGCCTATTATATGTAAAAGAATACTAAAACATCCTACCCATCCCATTTTTGTTAATTATACCCCTTTTGAATAGCAGAGACATACCAACTTGAGTTCTCTCCCTGCTCTTCCCCCGTGTATACACTGTGGGAAAGCTCCCTATTCCCCATGCAAAGCAGCGAGTCGTGTCCATGGGAGAGGCCTGCTGGTGCAACAGTGACCACAGAACTGCTGAAGAGACCCACACCAGTCTCTAAATATGAGCGGCCTAGTATTACCCTTATAACTGTGAAAGAACAATGAAGACTCACAGGACACTTGAGGACAGCCAGGCTCATGAAGAGGCATAAAGGTGAGCAAAAGCAGAGCATCTGACCTCTAAGGGAAGAGTTCATCTAGTAAACAAAAGAGAACTTAGAAAAACTTATTAACACCTTCAGAGAGATTCAAGAGGAAATTACACCCACAAATTAagtatataaaagaataaaaatatgtcacttcaaataattttataatagatCTGTTTAAACTGAAATTCAATGCATTAAAATGTAATGGAAATGGGCTGGATGACCATTCATGGGAACACTATGCAACACAATGTCAGATGGGTACTTGGGAAATGCAGCATATAAAATCCCTTACAGTCCTGAGACTTCAGGATTAAATGAACCTGGCAGCACTGTGCAAAAATCAAATGAAGGAGAttaatgaaattggaaaaaagaaaggcgcATTACAATGGTTCAGGTGAGGGAAACGTAGGTGATGACACTGGAAATGAGAGATGAATGGATTCTAGAGATGACCCAGAGGCAGAACTGATCAAA
The DNA window shown above is from Manis javanica isolate MJ-LG chromosome 3, MJ_LKY, whole genome shotgun sequence and carries:
- the PODXL2 gene encoding podocalyxin-like protein 2 isoform X4 produces the protein MGRVLRAARLPPLLLLLAADYVFPDLTEKAGPIEDTSQGQEMPSPPSPLPKMNLVEPPWHMGPREEEEEEEEQKEAVEREEEAEEGLLPVSGPQEAAQTQAHDFAPTSSSQAPGASKHRHEDSGDHAYSGVEVGSSMEPSLLPPSVTPGTVTLGGQDVVSREAGGTVLPATGHGVEFEAPQEASEEATVGATGLAGKQGEAPSLASFPLTEAPSGAEAPDEDSLYPGDSAPFPLAPRSMELTPSSATVGQEDLSQQPQEGQAAEVQSRIPWDSTQVICKEWSNLAGKNYIILNMTENIDCEVFRQHRGLQLLALVEEVLPRHGSGRHGAWHISLSKPSEKEQHLLMALVGEQGVVPTQDVLSMLGDIRRSLVEIGIQNYSTTSSCQARASQARSDYGTLFVVLVVIGAICVIIIVLGLLYNCWQRRLPKLKHVVTGRFLGACLQLSGGWGPGRRRSPSGPLPPPQSHGEELRFVENGCHDNPTLDVASDSQSEMQEKQPSLNGGGAVNGPGGWSALMGGKRDPEDSDVFEEDTHL